The segment GAGGCACAGGGAAGGGCGGCGAAGAAGGAGAAGCTGGTCGAGCAGTTCAAACCCGGCGTCTCGGTAGAGGTTGAGTCCGCCCGGGCCGGCTACTTCCTGGAGTACGTGAGGCGCAACCTCAAGACGCAGTTCGGCCTGACCGATGCCCAGATCCTCCGGGGCGGCCTAACCATCTCCACCACCCTCGACCTCAACATGCAGACGGCGGCCGAGAACGCCGTGCGCGAGGTCCTGAACCAGGAGGGCGACCCCGAGGCAGCGCTGGTTGCGATGGGCCCGCAGGGGGAGATCAAGGCGATGGTCGGCGGCCGCGACGTCGAAAGCATCGGAAGGTCCCGCGGCTTCAACTTCGCCGCCGACGCCGGCGGCAACGGCGGCGGGCGCCAGGCGGGGTCGGCCTTCAAGCCGTTCGCCCTCGCGGCGTTCCTGTCCAGCGGCAAGTCGCTGGAGTCGACCTTCTCGGGGGAGTCGCCGAGAGAGATCACCTCCGGCAGGTGCCGGAACAAGGACGGCACCCCGTGGAAGGTGTCCAACTTCGAAAACGCCTCGTTCGGCAGCATGAACGTAACCGGCGCGACCCTGAGCTCGGTCAACACCGTCTACGCCGAGATCATGAACCGGGTGGTCACCCCCGCCAAGTTCATCGAGATTACGGGCAAGGCGGGGATCGAGATCCCGAAGACCGACTCCGGCTGCGCCCTGGCGCTCGGCACAACCGACGTCACCCCGCTGGAGATGGCCCGGGCCTACACCACCTTCGCCCAGCGCGGCAACCGGCCCGACCCGATCTCGGTCCTGAAGATCATCCAGCCGAACGGCAAGGTCCTGGCGGAGAACCAGCCGAAGGTCGAGCCTGCGATCGAGCGGAACGTAGCGGACACCATCAACTACGTGCTGGAGCAGAACGTGCGCTCCGGCACCGGGACCGGAGCAAAGATCGGCCGGCCGGCGGCCGGCAAGACCGGGACCACCCAGAACCACGCCAACGCCTGGTTCGCCGGGTACACGCCGACCCTGACCGCGGTGGTCTGGATGGGCTACGCCCCCGGCGAGGACGGCACGATCAAGGAGATGACAAACGTCCACGGCATCGAGGTCACAGGCGGTTCCCTCCCCGCCACCATCTGGCGCAAGTTCATGACGGCCGCCCTGAAGGGCACTCCGTCGACAAGCTTCAAGAAGCCCGAGCTGGAGGGAGTGGTGATGGACTACGGAGGCGGGGAGCCCACTGCGAAGCTGGCCGGAGCCAAACCGTCGCCCGGAGCGACTCCCTCGCCCGGCTCGGCGCTGGCCGCAGCCCCCGGTGAGACGGTGAACGGCGAAGGGGAGTTCCCGCCGAACGGCCAACCCGGAGCGGACACGCAGCCCGCCGGGCAGCCACCGGCGGAGAGGACCCCCAACCCCGAGCGGACCAGGGCGGCTCCGGCGCCGGAGCCCAGCGCGACCTTCGAGTCGTGCTTCCCGTTCTGCGACACGTAGGTCTGGAGCCTTAAGCGGTAGCGGTTCTTCTCCGCCCCATGAACTGGGCCAGCATCGCAGCCAGAAAAAAGACCCCGATCGCCAGAAGCACTATCGTCGCTCCCGGCGAGGTGTCCAGCCGGAACGCAAGAAGCACCCCCGCTACCCCCAGGATTCCTCCGAGAACCATGCTCCCGAACAGGGTCGTGCGAAAGCTCGTCGACAGCTGCTGCACGATTGCCACCGGCAGGACGAGCATCGCAGAGACGAGGAGAATCCCGACCACCCGCATGGTGACCCCGACCGTCACCGCGGCGGCCAGCGCCATCAGGAAGTTCAGCTTGCGGACCGAGAGCCCGGACACCCGGGCGACGTCCTCGTCGTAGCAGACTGCGAACAGCTCCTTTCGCCAGAGCAGGACGGTGACCAGCACCACAACCCCCGAGACGGACAAGATCATCAGGTCGTCGTTGTTCACGGTCAGCACCGACCCGAACAGGTAACCCAGCACCTTGTTCGACTGCCCGGACTTGAACGCCAGGAGGGCGCCGCCGGCGATACCTCCGTAGAAGATCAACGCCAGCGCTACGTCACTGGCGGTCCGGCCCTTCTCCCGAAGGACCTCGATGCCGGCGCCCGCCAGCGAGGCGGCAACGATGCCCGTGATCACCGGCGAGGTCCCCAGGAACAGCCCCGCGGCTACCCCCATGAACGCGACATGCCCGATTCCGTCCCCCATCAAAGCCAGGCGCCTCTGGACCAGGAACACGCCGATCGACGGAGCCGCTATCCCGACCACCAGCGCCGCCAGCAGCGCCCGCTGCATGAACTCAAGACCGAACACGTCCACTCAGCGCTCCTTGGGGAGTCCGCCCGAGTGGACGGCCGCCTGCGGGTGGTGGGCGTGTTCGTCCTGGTGCTCGGGACTCGGCGGGCCGTCGTAGGCGACCACGCCCTGGTCGAGGACGACCGTCCGGTGGACCAGCGGCTCCATCGCCCCCAGCGAGTGGGCTACGAGCAGCACTGAGGCCTTCGACTCGGACAGCCGCTCCAGGGTCCGGGCGAACAACTCCTGGTTCTCGAGGTCGACGCTGGACACCGGCTCGTCCAGCAGAAGGAAGTCCGGCTCGTTGACCAGCGCCCGGGCGATCAGGACCCGCTGCTGCTGCCCGCCCGACAGGTGGGACACCCGTCGTTTGCGCACGTCGGCCAGACCCATGGAGTCCAGGGACCTGAGGGCCGCCTCCTTGTCCGAGGAGGAAAATCCCCGCATCCGGCGGGCAACCGAGATCCGGCCGGTGAGCACGACCTCCTCAACCGTCGCCGGCACCCCGGACGTAGCGCCGAATCGCTGCGGCACGTACCCGATCCGTCTCCACTCCCTGAAGCGGTTCAAAGGGGTTCCGAAGAGGCGAACCTCGCCCGAAGTGAGGTTCAACAACCCCAGGAGAGCCCGAACCAGCGTGGTCTTCCCCGAACCGTTCGATCCGAGCAGGGCTACGAACTCCCCTTCGGAGAAGGTCAGGCTGATCCCCTTGAGCACCTCCTGCTGGCCCAGCGCAACGTTGACGTCCCTGAGCTCGGCTATTGCGGGGGCGCTCACCGGCAGCCCATCGCCGTCCGGAGTGCGGCAAGGTTGGCGCGCATGGCAGAGACGTAGTCACCGGTTTTCGGGGGGCTTTCGAGAGGGTCCAGCACGGCGGTTTCGGCGCCGGTCTCCTCGGCAACGGTTTCGGCCAGGTCCTCGGGCAGCAGGGCCTCGAAGAAGATGGTGGTGATGTCCTCGGCCTCGACTATCTTCGCCACCTCATCCAGGCGCCGGGCCGACGGCTCCTGCTCGGGGTCGATACCCGCGATGCCGACCTGCTCCAGGTTGAACCGGTCGGCCATGTGCCCGAACGCCTCGTGGGTGGTGACGATCTTCCGGCGGTCGCATCGGGACAGTCCGTTTGAAAAGTCGTCGTCCAGGTCGTTGATCTCAAGGATCAGCGCATCGGCGTTCTTGCGGTAGGTCTTTGCATTGGCGGCATCGACCTTGGACAGGGCGTCGGCGACGGTGTCGGTAATGCCCGCCATGAGAATCGGGTCGAGCCAGATGTGCGGGTCCTTCGCCCGGCTTCCGGGAGGCCGCACGGTCAGGACGTCGAGGGTATTCGCCACCTCGGGCACCAGCTTGTCCAGAGCCGGCTGAAAGCCCTGGCCGATATAGACCAGCAGGTCCGCCTCGCTGACCCTTCGGACCTGGGCGGCGGTCAACTCTATGTCGTGGGGCTCGACGCCGGCGGGGGTGACGCTGCTGACATCCGCCTCGTCCCCGGCCACCGCGGAGGCGATGTAGGTCAGGGGGTAGAAGGCGGTGACCACGGATCGCCGGGAGTCGTCCGCCTCCTCGTCGCCGCCTCCGCATGCCGCTGCGAGGCCCATTAGGAGGGTCAAAAGAACGAGCGTGATCGGGCGTTTCATCCTGTCGCACGATAACGCTAATGAGAATGACTCGCAATTAGAGGGCCGATTGTTCGGGATCGAGGTGCGGTCCGGTGAGAAAGCGCATAGTGGGGTGTGGCGGAAGACCCTGACGATCTGACCGACGACGTTCGAGGCACCCCCTCGGTAGCGGAAGCACGGGACCTCAAGGCGAGCCGCCGGGACCTGGCCGCCGGCAAACGCGACGACTCCGCCGGCCAACGGGATGAGGCAGCCGACCGGCGGGACCGCGCGGGCGACCTTCGTGACGTGGTGGCGGACGAGCGTGACATCGAGGCCGACCAGAGGGATGAGATCGCCGAACGCCGGGACCGTGCGGCGTCAAGATCCGAGATCACGGCGGGCAAACGCCCTCCCGATGCAGCCACTGTCAGGAAGGAAGCGGCGAACGACAGGCAGCACGCCTCCTCGGACCGCAAAGCCGGGGCCAGCGAGCGGAACTCGGCGGTAGCGGATCGCAGCACGGCTTCGGCCGATCGTGGATCGGGAGCTTCGGAGCGAACCTCAGCAATCCGGGACCGCAACATCGCTGAGGCGGACCGGGGAGCCTCCAAGCGGGAGCGGGCCGACGCATCGCTCGATCACCTCACCGGCGTGTTCCTGCGGGGGACGGGGTTCCTGCAACTCGATCGGGAGATTGCCCGGGCCAAGCGGGAGGACAAAACACTGGTTCTGGGATTCATCGACGTCGACCGGCTGAAGGCGACCAACGACGAGCACGGCCACGCCGCCGGCGACCGGATGCTGGTAGAGGTCGCACGGATCCTCGTGGAGAATCTGCGCTCCTACGACCTGATCATCCGCTACGGGGGCGACGAGTTTGTCTGCGCCATCTCCGGCCTGACGATGGACGAGGCGGCAAAACGTCTGTCTTTGGTTAACACCGGCCTGGCTGAGGGCCTGGTACACGGGTCGGTGACGATGGGCCTGGCGGAGATGCGGGCGGACGACACGGCCGAGGACCTCCTGGAGCGGGCGGACAAAGCCCTTTATCTGGAACGCCAGAAAGTCCGGAGCAACGGGCGGGCCTGACGGCTCGGAGCGTCACCACACCAATTTCGTCTTCGGCCCGCGATCAATTTTCAATTTTCGAGCGTTTTTTGTAAGGAAATCAACCCTGTCCTCCTCCCCTTCTCGTAGGGACATCCGAGTCCCGAGAGAAAAGGAGGAACACGATGTTCGCACCTCAAAGCGAAGCGGCAGAACGCCTTTCCGTCCGTCTGGCTGCCGTGCTGTTCGCCGCCCTGGCTATGGTGCCAATTGTTGCGCGCCCGGCCCAGGCCGCCCCTCCGACGATCGCCGCAAGCGATGAGGAGGTGCTCTTCGGAATCGGCGACACCGCCTCCAAGCTCACGACGATCACCTGGGATGTCGGGGATGAGGAGGAAGCCGAGATCACGCTCTCGAAGAACGGCGGCCCCAGCAGCACCTGGTCCAATCTTCCGGCAGGCAGCAAGGTTTTCGAGGTCGTGCCTGAATCCGCAACCTATCTCTTCTGTATTCAGCAGGACAGGGATGTGTTCGGGTGCGTAACCGTCAAATCAACAATCCTGACGATCACTCCCGGCGAGGAGGAACCTCAATCCGACCCGAAGATCGACCTGGGGTTCATCTCCAAGATTTCGTCCGACCCCTCCGGGTACTCGGCAAAGATCAGCTACACCACCGACTCGCCGACGATCCCCGTGGTCCTCGTAAGCCAGAAGAAGCCGCTGGCCTTTCCGGTCCTGTCCGCCGACCAACCCAAGGTTTTCGAGACCCAGGACGTCGAAGGTGTCAGCTTCAACCTTGTTGACGGACCCCAGACCAGCCACACGAACAAGCTGATCAACCTGGATCCGGGCACCACCTACCACTACGTGATCAGTGCCGAGAACAAGGTTACCGGCTACTGGCAGACCGAATCCGGGACTTTCAAGACGCTGCAGAGAAACGTCTCCGTCACCTACAGCCAGATCCAGGTCTTGGACGACAGTGACGACCTCAGCGCCGGCGACTTCGCCTTCACCTTCTTCATAAATGGCGGCGGGCCGAGCGGCTGGCCGAAGACGATCTTCTCCAGCGCTGGCACGGGTTCGTTCAAGGTGGTCAACCTGACGGGCACCGTGACAAACGCTCCACCCACGCTCAACCTGAAGCTCGTGGGATATGACGACGATGAACTCGAGGCGCCCTTCTCCTTGGCGACCTGTGGAGCCAACGCCGCCGACTTCGCCAAGAACGAGGGACAGAACGACTGCGGCGAGTGGACGACGGCGAAAGACTCCTTCGACGCGGGGCCCAACGTCAATGCTGCAGACCCTGAGAACTTCACAAAGCCGTTTACCATGTCGGCCTTTCCCCAGGGCGACGACTCGGAGGTGTCGTTCAAGGTCACCGGCACGTACTCGGTGTCCTTTCAATGATCTCCCCGGCATGGAACCGCACCCTTAACTGGGTGCGGTTTCGCGTCCGGGATCAGTTCCTTACGACGACGTTCACGAGCTTCGGGGGGACTGCGATGACCTTCAGCGGGTCGGAGCCGTTGAGGAACTCCCTGACCCGGGGGCTTTCCATGGCCAGCTCCTGCATCTCGACCTTGGTGATGTCCGGGGCAACCTCAACCTTGTCCCGGACTTTGCCGTTGACCTGGATGACCATCGTCACCTTCTCGACGGCTGCCAGCCGCTCGTCGTAGGTCGGCCACGCCTCCCGGTGGATTGAGCCCTGGTTGCCGTAACGGTGCCACAGCTCCTCGGTCAAGAACGGGGCGATGGGTGACAGCAGCTTCAGGAAGGTCTCCGCCGCCTCCCGGGGCACCGGCCCGCCGGCCTTGGAGAAGGCGTTCATCAACTCCATCATCTTGGCGATCGCGGTGTTCAGGCCGAACTCCTCCATGTCGGCCGTAATGGCTTTTACGGCCCGGTGGACCTGGCGGTTGAGGGCGTCGGGGACGGGTTCGCCGGACGGCTCCTCGAGGATCCGCCACACCCGGGACAGCCAGTTGTGCGCCACCCGGCCGATCTCGCCGAACCCGTCGGCCGGGAAGTCGTAGTCGGCCGCCGGCGGGCTGGAGAACAGTATGAAGGTGCGGGCGGAGTCGGCGCCGAACTTGTCGGTGACCGCTGCGGCCTCGATCACGTGGCCGGTCGACTTGCTCATCTCCTTGCCGTCCCAGCTGACGTGGCCCTGGTTGAACAGGCGCAGGAACGGTTCGTCGAAGTCGAGCATCCCGATGTCCTTGAAGAACTTCGTGAAGAAGCGGGCGTAGATGAGGTGCATGACCGCGTGCTCGACCCCGCCGAAGTAGTTGTCGACCGGTCCCCAGTTGGCAACCTTGGCCGGCTCGAAGATGGCATCCGGGTTCTTCGGGTCGCAGTACCTGAGGAAGTACCAGGACGAGTCGAAGAAGGTGTCCAGCGTGTCCGTCTCCCGGCGGGCCGCTCCCCCGCACTTCGGACAGGTGACGTTGACGAAGTCAGAGTTGTTGGCGAGCGGGCTGACCGCGTCGTCGGTGGGCGTATAGTCGGCCTGCGGCGGCAGCACGACCGGCAGGTCCTCCTCCGGAACCGGCACCTCGCCGCACGCCGGGCAGTGGATGATCGGAATCGGTGTGCCCCAGTAGCGCTGGCGGGAGACCAGCCAGTCGCGCTGTCGGTAGTTGATTTGCCGCTTTCCCTTGCCCTTCGAGTCCAGCCAGGCGATGACACTGACGATGCCTTCCTGCGTCTGGGGGTTGACCCGGGTGCCGGTGAACTGCCCGGAGTTGACCAGGACGCCGGTGCCGGGCGCCGGCTCGGTCATCGTGTCGCCGTCCAGCTCCTCCACGCCGTCGGGCTGAACCACCACCCGAACCTCTATGCCGTGCTCGCGGGCGAATTCGAAGTCGCGCTGGTCGTGTGCAGGGACGGCCATGATGGCGCCGGTCCCGTAACCCATCAGGACGTAGTCGGCGGCGTAGACCGGGATCTCCTCGCCGTTGACGGGGTTGATTGCGACCGCGGGCAGACGCATCCCGCTCTTGGTCTTGCTGGCCCCCAGCCGCTCGATCTCGGTCTGGCGGCGGACCTCGTTCACGAACTCGGTGAACCGCCCCTCCATGTCCGTGCCCTTGACCATGTCGGCGGCGGCCGGGTGCTCGGCGGCCAGGACGAAGAAGGTTGCCCCCCACAGGGTGTCGGGGCGGGTGGTAAACACGGGGAAGTCGACCTCGGCGCCGGACCCGTCGACCTTCAGCTTGAAGACGACCTCGGCCCCCTGGCTGCGGCCGATCCAGTTGCGCTGCATGGTCAACAGAGACTCGGCCCAGTCCAGCTGGTCCATGTCGTCCAACAAACGGTCGGAGTAGTCGGTGATCTTGAGGAACCACTGGGTCAGGTCGCGGATCTCGGGGACCGAACCGCAGCGCCAGCAGACGCCGGTGGAGATCTGCTCTTTGGCCAGGACCGTCTTGTCCACCGGGCACCAGTTGACCGGCGAGGTCTTGCGATACGCCAGCCCCCGCTTGAACATCTCCAGAAAGATCCACTGGTTCCACTTGTAGTAGTCGGGCAGGCAGCTGATGACCTCACGGCCCCAGTCGTAGGAGTAGCCGAGGCGGATGAACGACGAACGCATCTTGGCGATGTTGGCCAGGGTCCACTCCTGCGGGTGCGTTCCCCTCTTTATGGCGGCGTTCTCCGCCGGCAGGCCGAAGGCGTCGTAGCCCATCGGGTGCATGACCTCGTAGCCGCTCATCCGCCAGTAGCGGGCCATGGCGTCGGCGATGGTGTAGTTCTCGACGTGCCCCATGTGCAGGTCACCCGATGGGTACGGGAACATCTCCATCACGAACCGCTTCGGCTTGGCCCCCGGGTCGTCGGGGACGGCGTAAACCGCGCCGGCCTCCCATTCGGAGGCCCAGCGGGGTTCAAACGACTGCGGATCGTAGCGCTCTGCCATGGCTCCTAAATTACAGCACCGGCCCGGCGGACGGTTCGGCTGGCCGGGCCGCGCATTCACGCAACAGGGCCGTCGAAGGCTTTCCTCACAATTTCCAGA is part of the Actinomycetota bacterium genome and harbors:
- a CDS encoding transglycosylase domain-containing protein; its protein translation is MKPLPVTPRAPKLSGAVQTVLGSAPVRRYRADPLLLAKDIRDRWPWAAASAAVSVVGAVVAVFWLANFNVPDVAPQAQSSRVLAADGRLIATLHGEEDRTIVDLQDISKHLRTGVLLAEDREFFEHKGMSYKGIVRAAFTNFAGGGIRQGGSTITQQYVRNVFPAIGRERTFTRKIKEGFLAIQIEQDLSKDEIMQGYLNTVYFGRGAYGAEAAARTYFKVPSAELTIGQAAYLAGVIRSPERYQIDENPKDATGLRNQVIDTMIDAKTITEAQGRAAKKEKLVEQFKPGVSVEVESARAGYFLEYVRRNLKTQFGLTDAQILRGGLTISTTLDLNMQTAAENAVREVLNQEGDPEAALVAMGPQGEIKAMVGGRDVESIGRSRGFNFAADAGGNGGGRQAGSAFKPFALAAFLSSGKSLESTFSGESPREITSGRCRNKDGTPWKVSNFENASFGSMNVTGATLSSVNTVYAEIMNRVVTPAKFIEITGKAGIEIPKTDSGCALALGTTDVTPLEMARAYTTFAQRGNRPDPISVLKIIQPNGKVLAENQPKVEPAIERNVADTINYVLEQNVRSGTGTGAKIGRPAAGKTGTTQNHANAWFAGYTPTLTAVVWMGYAPGEDGTIKEMTNVHGIEVTGGSLPATIWRKFMTAALKGTPSTSFKKPELEGVVMDYGGGEPTAKLAGAKPSPGATPSPGSALAAAPGETVNGEGEFPPNGQPGADTQPAGQPPAERTPNPERTRAAPAPEPSATFESCFPFCDT
- a CDS encoding metal ABC transporter permease, which encodes MDVFGLEFMQRALLAALVVGIAAPSIGVFLVQRRLALMGDGIGHVAFMGVAAGLFLGTSPVITGIVAASLAGAGIEVLREKGRTASDVALALIFYGGIAGGALLAFKSGQSNKVLGYLFGSVLTVNNDDLMILSVSGVVVLVTVLLWRKELFAVCYDEDVARVSGLSVRKLNFLMALAAAVTVGVTMRVVGILLVSAMLVLPVAIVQQLSTSFRTTLFGSMVLGGILGVAGVLLAFRLDTSPGATIVLLAIGVFFLAAMLAQFMGRRRTATA
- a CDS encoding metal ABC transporter ATP-binding protein, with translation MSAPAIAELRDVNVALGQQEVLKGISLTFSEGEFVALLGSNGSGKTTLVRALLGLLNLTSGEVRLFGTPLNRFREWRRIGYVPQRFGATSGVPATVEEVVLTGRISVARRMRGFSSSDKEAALRSLDSMGLADVRKRRVSHLSGGQQQRVLIARALVNEPDFLLLDEPVSSVDLENQELFARTLERLSESKASVLLVAHSLGAMEPLVHRTVVLDQGVVAYDGPPSPEHQDEHAHHPQAAVHSGGLPKER
- a CDS encoding metal ABC transporter substrate-binding protein, whose amino-acid sequence is MKRPITLVLLTLLMGLAAACGGGDEEADDSRRSVVTAFYPLTYIASAVAGDEADVSSVTPAGVEPHDIELTAAQVRRVSEADLLVYIGQGFQPALDKLVPEVANTLDVLTVRPPGSRAKDPHIWLDPILMAGITDTVADALSKVDAANAKTYRKNADALILEINDLDDDFSNGLSRCDRRKIVTTHEAFGHMADRFNLEQVGIAGIDPEQEPSARRLDEVAKIVEAEDITTIFFEALLPEDLAETVAEETGAETAVLDPLESPPKTGDYVSAMRANLAALRTAMGCR
- a CDS encoding diguanylate cyclase; its protein translation is MAEDPDDLTDDVRGTPSVAEARDLKASRRDLAAGKRDDSAGQRDEAADRRDRAGDLRDVVADERDIEADQRDEIAERRDRAASRSEITAGKRPPDAATVRKEAANDRQHASSDRKAGASERNSAVADRSTASADRGSGASERTSAIRDRNIAEADRGASKRERADASLDHLTGVFLRGTGFLQLDREIARAKREDKTLVLGFIDVDRLKATNDEHGHAAGDRMLVEVARILVENLRSYDLIIRYGGDEFVCAISGLTMDEAAKRLSLVNTGLAEGLVHGSVTMGLAEMRADDTAEDLLERADKALYLERQKVRSNGRA
- the leuS gene encoding leucine--tRNA ligase — protein: MAERYDPQSFEPRWASEWEAGAVYAVPDDPGAKPKRFVMEMFPYPSGDLHMGHVENYTIADAMARYWRMSGYEVMHPMGYDAFGLPAENAAIKRGTHPQEWTLANIAKMRSSFIRLGYSYDWGREVISCLPDYYKWNQWIFLEMFKRGLAYRKTSPVNWCPVDKTVLAKEQISTGVCWRCGSVPEIRDLTQWFLKITDYSDRLLDDMDQLDWAESLLTMQRNWIGRSQGAEVVFKLKVDGSGAEVDFPVFTTRPDTLWGATFFVLAAEHPAAADMVKGTDMEGRFTEFVNEVRRQTEIERLGASKTKSGMRLPAVAINPVNGEEIPVYAADYVLMGYGTGAIMAVPAHDQRDFEFAREHGIEVRVVVQPDGVEELDGDTMTEPAPGTGVLVNSGQFTGTRVNPQTQEGIVSVIAWLDSKGKGKRQINYRQRDWLVSRQRYWGTPIPIIHCPACGEVPVPEEDLPVVLPPQADYTPTDDAVSPLANNSDFVNVTCPKCGGAARRETDTLDTFFDSSWYFLRYCDPKNPDAIFEPAKVANWGPVDNYFGGVEHAVMHLIYARFFTKFFKDIGMLDFDEPFLRLFNQGHVSWDGKEMSKSTGHVIEAAAVTDKFGADSARTFILFSSPPAADYDFPADGFGEIGRVAHNWLSRVWRILEEPSGEPVPDALNRQVHRAVKAITADMEEFGLNTAIAKMMELMNAFSKAGGPVPREAAETFLKLLSPIAPFLTEELWHRYGNQGSIHREAWPTYDERLAAVEKVTMVIQVNGKVRDKVEVAPDITKVEMQELAMESPRVREFLNGSDPLKVIAVPPKLVNVVVRN